A stretch of DNA from Serinus canaria isolate serCan28SL12 chromosome 14, serCan2020, whole genome shotgun sequence:
gctggtgctgccccaaGGTAAGTGCAAAACCTTCACCTGGAGCAGTGATCCCAGCTCTGGTCTGGATGTTGGGAGGTCCATGGACTGTGGGAGGTGACCAGAGTGAGAGGCTGAACCTCCCAGGTGATGCCTTTGTTAATGATAAGGAAGTATTTACATTTAAAGGAAAGTGTAATGTAGAAGGTGTAGAATCTCATTACTCTGCTCATGTTTTCTCCAGCTGTCTGCTTTCCCAGCACCAAGTTGTGCATATTTTGAATTACATTTATTCTTTCAAGTTTAAAGCTCTAGCTTAAGACAGTGGAGGGGATGGGCTCCTACCAGGAGTGAttccttgcaaaaaaaaaaaaaaaaattcctacaGTCTCCTTTAGTGGAAATGAGAACTCCAAATTACACATTGAAACCCCTATTTTTCTATGATAGCTTTCAAAGACAGGCTagataaaaatattctctcaaAGCAGCTTTATCTTCAGCTGATTCCTCACTTTTACCAGCTCTTCAGAATAACCCAGGTCAGATATACATAAATCCAATTTTGTAGAAAGATCTCAGCCTTGGAtgaattttcatatttaaacCCAGTTCCATTGAGGGTTTTggtgcctgtcccagctcctcatGTGCAGCATCGTGTCCTGGTCCTGAGGCAAAGCCTCCCCATCAcccatggcagtgctggaaacTGGCAGTGGAGCTTCCCACGCTGGCTCCTTATCAATTCCACCAGTAAATCCTCGGATCCAATTCCACATTTGAGACATTTACAGCTGTGCTGAAAATTGTTCTGATTCGTGAAGGAAtctccaggcagggagaggagagcagggatcctttgcagggatggatccaggatGAAAAGTCCCCATGAGATGTCCCCAAGGGCTGGCATGCACCCAGGTCAAGCTGGAGGATGCTGCTACTTGGGAAGTGACTTCTTTCACTGGGAATTCACAAGAATAATGGGAATTTGGTTTCCTGAGTGGAAGCAAACAGCTCTATGGTACCTCCAGCCCTgtctgtgtcctgcagcccttggcacagcccgggctgggcagaggctgtTCCTGGCAACAAAGGGTGAAGCAGCTTTGGTttgggggcagagggagcatCCCTCCATGGTGGCCCCGTGCTGGGACACCCCTGTGGTCACACCATGGGTGCCTTCTcctgggcaggagagcagatgATTTTGAAGTGGCCatcctcagggctggggagggcccCGGCGCTCCCCGTGCTGCAGATCCcagagaaggagggagcagccctTTCCCCggggtggcaggagctgctggggcagggttTGGTCTCTTGTACTGCAGAGCCATGTCCAGGGAAGCAGAAGCCACAGGTTTCCACTGGCTCTGGGATTCTGATGCTGGTGAACCCCTCACCAACGCTGGCAGCTTCCACCAGCCCATCTGCAAATAAACTGCATTAGCTGAGGGGCCCAGGAGCAGCTTCCACCTGGGAATGCTCTGAAGAGCTGCatgagagctgctcctggaccTGGAGAGGACACCCAGCTCCAGCATGGATTCACTGCATCACCCAGAACATCTCTCCAAACCTGCTGGCTCATCTTAAAAATCACCCTTCGATCCCTGTGTCCTTCAGCAAAGCAGACAGGAATGGCCCTGAGGGACAGCCCTTGGAGTGACTCCAGGTGTCACATTGGCTCATGGGGTCCTCCTTGGTGATTTTTGACATTGATGGCTTTGAGGGGGATGTATGTAAACATGGGTATGTGTGATGTGTTTGCAGAAATAGGTAAGTaggcattttttcctttggaaaggtaggagagaagaaaaggaggaagaatgAAACCACCTTTTCCACGTTGCATTGTTCCACATTATCCTTTCTCCTGTTCTCCCTAAAACAAAGACTTGTGAAGCCCCTCTGGCTGCAGAACTAAAACTCGTGGGGTTTTTGTGGGACAGGTGTTCATTTTGGGAGAGGGTTGGCTTTTGTCCCCTCAGCCTCTGGATGGAGACTGGAGAGGTtctgcctgtgcagcagctccaagagGGAAGCTGTGACTGAGGGATCAGGGTGGAGAATCGGGCACAGGGCTCcagtcctgctcctcttccaggCTCACTCTCattgtctttgcttttcctccctcccttttaGGAAGCGGCTCTGCTTTTTTCTGGCAGCCCAAGCCTGTCCCCCCGAGTCCCCCACCCTCTCCCGGCGCTGCCAGCACCCACCTTTGGCAGGGTCCTccctgcagtggcagctgccggcgctgggctggcaggagccgGGCTCTCCCCTCCTGCGCAGGTGAgtccagcccaggagcagcgAGCAGACgaggctgcagaggcagagccccagcagcagccacagcgCCAGCCACGGCTCCTGCTCCGCGCACGCCTTCTGCTCCAGCACGGCCGCGGGCGTGGCTGCGGGCAGGACAGACAGACGGGGCAGCTCAGACACCTCTGGGAGGGAAAGAGCTGCCAGCGCCTGTGCCCTCCGCTGGGAAAGGGTTTGGGAGCggctctgtgtcccctctgcccGCTGGCTCCCTTCACACCCTCCCACACCTTCAGGGATCGGCTCAACCCCAGGGAAGGACTTGGAGATCCTGgggctctccctgtcccctccccgagggctggggcagctcagccGGGGGGCACCCACGGCTGCCGACCCCACCGTGCCCGGGGGAGCTCCCGGcctgggaacacctgggaaCACTGGCACACGGCGGGGAAAGGCCACGGTAGGAcggagaaaatgggaaagagaTGCCCTGAGTGCTTCCCCCAGCCCGGTGGGAGGGCAGCCCCCCGAGGGCAGTGCCCGGACAAGGGGGGGGTCCCGCTGCCCCTTTCCCGACTCACGCTCGCAGGACGGGGCGCATTCCCGGGGATGCTGCCCGCACACCGAGCTGCACCTGATGCAGGTCTTCACCAGATCATCGTAGTAAAATCCCGGCCTCTTGTTGCAGTCCATGGActctgggggagaggaggggaggggagggagatgATCGCGGTGTCCTCAGCAcatcccccccaccccaatGCGTGACAGGACGAGCCCAGCTCgctgctctggcagctcagagcagagctctctcgctgctctgcctgcacccccagcactgacagcatctgtggggctgccagggggaCAGACCCGGGGTTTGGGGGGTCTTTAGCTGGAGAGCTGAGGGGAGGGGATGATCTCAGccagccagaggcagctgggctcccctgggggctcctggctgctgctgctgccctggggcttgCACAGCTCTTTGGGACACACCAAAACCTGCCTCAGGATGCCAGGAACGGCATCTCCTGTCCCCAAGGAGGAGATGTTCACCTATGGCTGCTGAGTGAGCCCTGGATGGGTGAAGCCACCTCAGCCTGGGACTCCAGGaagggtgctggcacagggctgggtaCCAAAGTTCATTTGTCCCTtgtcctcctccccagctgttTCCAGGACACTTCAGGGCCTGTCCCAGTCTGGGGGTTTGTCATGATCCACATCACTGCCTTTGGAGGGTGGAATAGGGAATTCCCCAATAGGGAACAGGAGTGTTGGTGCAGCCTGGTGAGCCCAGAagggagcagtgcagagctgcaggacccTGGTCCTGGTCCTGAGCTgttgccagcccagcccatccatGGGAGCTGTCACATCCCCCTGTGGATTTGGCCTGAAGCTCTGCAAGGCTGAGCTGGCTTAGAGCCTGCCCTGGGGTTCATCCCAGGCTCTgatcctccctcccagcttggccccatccctgcctcttCCACGCAGGGGCAGCCCAGCACTCACCACACACAGCATCACACTTCCTGGCCAGGGACTGCctgcaggccaggctgcaggggatgcACTGGGAAACGAGGGTGTCCCAGTACTCCTGGTCAGTGCAGTTCTTCATGGCATCCTGCCCTGCTCGTGGCCCATCCatggctgcaggacagagaCACAGGTGGGTATGGGGTGGCCACCACGGGGCTCGTcccttcctggggctgggacccCTGGCAGGGAGATCCTGGCTGTCCCTCAGCCCTCTCTGGTCCCAGGCTtgagcaggagcacacagccAAATCTGCTTCTCaagctgtgtgtgtgtcctgtgcCAGTCCCAGGGGACACACAGAGAGGTCACCCTGGCCTAGAGGtggccctgagctgtgccctgggggtCTGGAGGatccctgcactgccagagGGAGCACAAGCACTGGGGACTGTTCCTGTCCTTACAGGCTTTTCTGAAGGTGCCAGAAACACCACCTTGTGTGtcattcctgctctttctcttgGGTGTTCTGGTGTCATAGTGAAACCAGGCTGATGAATAAGAAATGTCAGAGCAGAAGAAGGAGGGAAATCTCCCCAGGAGACTTTAGGCACCAGTTTAACCAGTGCCAGCTGGAGGTGGACGTGCTCTTGTCCCTATCCTGGGCTGCTTGTCCCATCCTCTGctgccccagtgctcccagtgcccttgTGCACTGCATGTGATGCcagaggcacaggagcagctctcagcagcatAAAAACCATCCAGACCTCACATTTGGAGGAATTGGCTGGCTGATAACAGCTCCTGGCTGGTGCCACACGCAgggtctgcagctgcaggaagctctGACCCAGCAGGAGGGTGGCAGTGGTGGCCCTGAGCCCTTTGCTGCCTGAGAGGGCTCCCGAGagcctcctggagctgcagctctttcctGCAGGGTGGGGGATGCTGGTGCTGATGGCCCCAAAGGTTCAAAGCTTCCCCAGGCTGCATTGTCAGCTCTGCGTGcccagaggctgagctgctgctttggcagAGCCAAACCTTTGATTTTTATACAGAAAatcccctgtgctctgccaggacctctcctctctctccaggACTCAGAGGTTGGGctgtcctgcccagccagcaccttccctgcaggatgGGCTGGGTCCTACCTGGGGCAGCACAAGAGAAaccttccccattcccagggaaaaatCCTCTCTGCACTGGGATGCTGGCCTGGCACTCCCACTGTTCAATTAACATTGCtatgaaattaaataatgacTTTCTGTGGAGCTGGCTGGAGTCATCCCCAGGCAGAGCAAGGCTCAGGCTACTGCTCTCCTCAGATGCTCTGGGAACAAACCTGGGCTttgcacccagagcagcccccagggctggcagggagccctTTGGGGGTGGTAGGGAGCTGGGCCATCCTTGGCCTAGGTGGGGTTTAGGGATAAGGGATGGGAAGAAGATCTGGGGCTGTGTTAaagctgaggggctgcagcctgggaacCTCCTCCCAGGTGCTGCAAGGACACCTCCAAGGAGATGTTTGGTCTCTTCTAGGACAGACATTCCCCTCCCTGCGGAGTCCCAAGGTCCATGTGGTGCTCCCAGCACAGACTTCTCAGCCATGGattttccagcagagccaggtgagtctttccctcttcctctcaATCACCAGGACCCTCTGAATTCCCCCACAGACCCCTCATGCCAAACTTTAAGCAACCACAGGACAAGGGGGGAGtggctttaagctgaaggagggtagatttagattgggttttaggaaaaaattcttccctgtgagggtgggcaggccctggcacagggtgcccagagaagctgtggctgctccatcccttgaagtgtccaaggccaggctggacagggctttgagccacctgggacaggggaaggtgtccctgcctgtggcaggggtggaactggatgagaattcagctcccttccagctcaaaccattctgtgattccctctccagccccacagcactgACCACtccagcagggtgggagctctgagcagagcctcccctcctgctggcactgggagcatgcccagccccagccctggcccccaaaccccccaccccatccccGGAGCCCCTCCATGGGGTCACTCACATCTGGCTCTCCAGCAGTGGCTACTCCCCCTGGGCTCCAGCCATGGCCCCTCGAGCTGCAGCACGGAGCCCCTGCATGGCCCAGGGTTATTCTTAGAGAGATTTGGTTAATGCCTGGCTCTGCACTTCCTGGGGCTTCCCCCTGTCCCTTCCATGCAAATTGGCTGCACACTCAGAGCCTTGCATTGGCTCCTGggtgcctgggctgctggggacagtgtgggggGACACTGATGTGTCACCAGGACCAGGGACAGGTGTCCTGGCCCAGGTGGGCACATTTCAGAGGGCCTTGGTGGAGTGGGAGCTCTCAGCAACCTGCGTGGGATTGCAGCAGAATTCCAGAATCAcagaggttggaaaagccctcccaggctgagcccagccctgcccccagcactgccagttcACTGAAGAGCCACATGCCCAAGTGCCACCCTGAAGCAGCTTTTAGATCCCTCCAGGGGTGGTTCCAccactgcagcctgtgccagggggaGGTTCCCTTCAGGGAAAGGTGTTTCACCTTGCCAGGACcaagcactgctgggagcgtccatcccctccatgtccccagcATGGTCAGCACAAGCCCCTGTCCTGtctcctgctcacagctcacAGAGCATCTCTGGAGCCCAGCAAGGTGCcttaaacactgattttttaggttttttttttagtgagcTGCCttaaacactgaattttctttagTGAGGTGCCTTAAACGCTGATATTCTCAGGTGCATCCATgtctgggaagcaggagggcTGTGCTATGCCCTGCATGGGCAGCTgagtcctggctgtgctgggggcacagagcATTAATAACTCATTAATAGCACATTAATAACTCATTAATAGCACGTTAACAACTCACTAATAGCACAGCTTGTTTTCACAGAGGCAAAGAgccacctctgccctgctgtcagGCTCCAGAGGtttgtccctgctcctgcagggatgctgggcaTGGCTGTGGCAGCACTCGAGGCTCTGGCAGCGTGACAGAGCTGTGACTCAGCTCAGTCCAGAGGGAcctttctgcagaagcagctgaaggaggaaggaagcagCAATACCTGTTACTAAAAGCATTTGTGGAACAGCATCAAGGGTTCTTCTGTTTGTTCAAAACCTCCTGTTTTGTGCCTGCCACGTGGAGCTGGAGAGGCCAGAGGATGTTTTGCTGCCGTGTCCATTGCAGGGACACTGGAGGCTGATGCTGCTcatggggagcagagcccagaggaaCCCAGCACCTCGAGTTTGGATGTGGCCCATGAGAACCCAGATCCTGAAGGAGggtgggaagcagctctggcacCATCCAGAGCACctcagggcttggagcaaggCCAGCAGAGGAGGCAccacagccacagggacactgccacaTGCCACATGCCATATATGTGGCACAAAGGATGAGATCACTGCTGTACTGAGCCTCCCCCTGGGAGGGAAATCACGATTTTGGCATTGCCTGAGCTGGGTGagtgtggcagagcagggaaatggcCCTGGAGATGTGGCCCCAGCTCGCTGCTCTCGGGGTTTTGCAGGGGAAACTCACCTCTGTAAATAGCACCAGAGACTTGCAGTTTCCACCCTGCTGAGCCCTAAAGAGGGAAGTGAGAAGCACTTGGGGGTGGTTTGTCcctcctggctgagcagggatcAGGCAGTGTGCTTTCAGCTGTACAGTTCTGGGGCTGTCTGGGCTGGAGCCCCATTTCCTTGGCTGTGTGCCCCAGACACCATCaccccctcctgcagcctctgaggGCTCTGTGGCTCTCCAACACCTCCAGACACAGTGCCCCATGAGCTCCTGCCTCACAGCcaaggctgtggctgccaccctgctgtgcctggggttGTTCCTGTGGTTTGAACAGCACCCTGTTCTGGGTTTCTGGATTAGACCCTTCCTCTGCTGAGTTCACTGGCTCCCCAGAGCATCAACCAGGATTCTTAcaaaccagcagctccctgtgcatcccCCCAGTGCCATGCATCCCTCTGCATTCCCCTGCATCCCCCACGTGGTTTTGCATCCTGCAGTGCCCATCTGCACCTGGCTCTGGAGGTGCCACACTCTCTTTGGGGTGACAGAGCCCAGTTTTGTCCTGAcaacaaaatctatttttctgcTGGGCTTTTGACCCAGTGGCAGTGCTGCAAGGAAAGCTGCAGGTAACAGAGAGGCAGGGTGGGTAATGTTTGGCTCTGGAGCTTTTAGGGGGTGCTTTGccttcccctccagcagctttgctgggatGATTTCCTCCCCTCAGCCCGGCTGCTTTTAACAGTGTCGAGCCTTGACCAGGACGTTTGCTCACACACCTGCTCCCTCCAGGACCTGAGAaaaaggggctggggggagcaggggaagaggagCCTCTTTCGGCCGAAACTGCCGACTGCGGGGCCGGGCTGAGCGCAGCCGGCTCCGAGCGCTCATTTCTGTCACCCCAATTCCCTGCGGGACGCTGGGGCCAGGATGTGCCTGTCCCCGGGGCATCCCCCCTGTCATGCCAGGATGTGCCTGTCCCCGGGGCATCCCCCCTGTCCTGCCAGGATGTGCCTGTCCCCGGGGCATCCCCCCTGTCATGCCAGGATGTGCCTGTCCCCGGGGCAtcccccctgtcctgtcaccaTCACTTCAGGGCACACCCCAGAGTCCCTACACGACTGCCACCGCTGCCACCGGGCTGTGGagggccctggggacacccggggctctgcagagccGTGGCCATGCCGTGGCACTGCCACTTGTGAAGGGCCGTCCCGGTGTGCCCGGGCTGTCCCCCGGGAGCCCCGAGGGGCGGCTCCTTGTCCCCGCTGCTGTCCGGAGCTCCTGGGCACGGCTGTCCCCAGGGTCTGTTCTGTGTGTCCGTCCCCAAGATCCGTTCTGTGTGTCCGTCCCCAGGGTCTGTCCTGTGTGTCTGTCCCCAGGAGATGGCACCCTTGGCCAGCCCAGCTCGGCTCCCGCTGGCTCCGGCTGTCCCCGCAGCCCGGAATCCTCCAAGGCGGCCGCCCCAGCCCGGCCAGGGGGAATCACAATTTATGGAATGGTTGGGTttgaaaggaccttaaagcccatccagttccacccgctgacaggcacagggacacctttcaccatcccaggttgctccaggcctatccagcccagccttggacacGTCCAGCTGGGATGCAGCCCCTcaggctggctcctgcccctccctggcaTCTCTGTTCCAGCACCCCGAGATCGGGGGGGTTCAGGGCCCCCCTCACACCCCACACTGCTCCATTCTCCCTCTGTTCCTCATCCTGGCACCACCCCTTGGGCATCACCTCAGCGCCCACCGGGGTCcaggcaccctgtgccagggtctgaCCCTCACAGAGgttgtgccagggctgggggagagccCTGGGTGACCCAGGCTCCAGAGTTACCTCAGCAgggtggggctgcagcagcctccttgccaaaacccagcacagatcaggaaagggaaagcatTTTACCAAAACtcgggctgtgctccccaaacccagcagccagctggagaCCAGGGATGGCCAGATGGGAAAAGACCTGGGCTGGCTGAGGTCTGGCACAGAAATGAGTAAAAAGCCCTAAAAAAGCGtagggaaggagcagggaaaggagggttCAGTGCCAGGGTTGTGAGCTGAGGTGTAAAGCGTGGGTGGTGGATCAGGGAGATGAGTCAAAGAACAATCTTTGGCCAGAACAGCTGATCTGATTACGTGGAGTTTTGACCTGGTGGGAACAACTCCTCGTCCTCACTGCTGAATTCTCTCTGGAGAGGTGTTTTCCTGGCAGAACCCTAATGGGAAGAGGTTTGCAGcctgcccaggagctctgctgttAATTTTTAACACTAAAACCCTGGGGAAATTCCAGAGGACTGGAGGGTGGCCAGTGGGAGtcaatttaatatttaaaaggGATAAAAGGGCTGATCCTGGGAATTACAGGCCAGGTGAGGCTGATCACTGTCCCTGCACAAATTATGGGCTGGGTAATTGAGGACAGTGTCAGCCAAAAATTAGAagctaaaaatataattaaggTCGTTAGCTTGGTTTCATGGATGGCAGCTCCTGTCAAGTGAGTCGACTTTGGTTTTTGGCATGACTCTGGGCTGGCTGATAAAGCTAATTGTGCTGCTGCATTATAATAGGTTTCTCCAAAGTATTTAATTTAGGGCCATGTGACATTTTCATTTGTAGAACTCGCATTATatggagccagcagagcagacatCCCACGGCTGCGCTGGCAGCTCGGGGCGGTGGCCAAGGGGGCTGAGAGCACTGGGGTTTGCACAGGGTGGTGTTTTTAGCAGGGCTGCTGAGGTGAGAGGGGcttggcagggcaggcagcctcACAGGGGgatcccctctgccctgcccagcagccaaaAGGTGGGGAAAACCAGGTGGGAGCAAAAGATATGGATTTTCCTGCTAAAGCACAGCGAGgtctggtggcagcagcaggcactgatAACCCAGCTGTGGGTGTAATTAATCAATTTTAGGAGTAAAGTATGAACTCTGGACAAGAGGAAAGTTCTGCTTGGTAGGACAGGATTTATTGTGGCTTCTGGGACAAGCTCGAGCCTCTGCATGCACGTGCAGCTTGCTCTGGACCATCCTCATGGGATATTCCAGCCCCCCGGAAGCTGCATCCTCCCCTCTGGACTGcatcagctgcagctgagagaTGTGGATTTCCTCCAATGGATCATTTTggtccttttatttttcccagtgggaaaaatgggattgaATGAGTCTTGGAGCAAGCTGGTCTACTGGAAGGTGCCCCTGTCTTGGGACAAGGCATGGAACAAGATGGTCCTTGAGGTCTCTTGCAACTTAAACCACTCTGATTCTCTGACAagtgggcacagagcagcccaggggccTTTCTCTCCATCCAGGAAGGTGTTTTTCACCCTATATGGACTTTTCCCTTGTGGGTCTCACCCCTGTAAGACACACAGTGGCTCGAGGGGCACCCAATCCTCCTTTGGTCAGTGTTTCCTTTGCCAGGTgttccccaggcagggctgtggaagGCTCTGGATCCCTGCagatccccaggggctgcagccagcctcCCACAGCAGATGGGATGCTCCCACTCaggtggagcagggcaggaggggggaGCCCTCTCAGGCGCCGCTCAGCCCAATCCTGGACCCAATGTGGATCC
This window harbors:
- the TNFRSF13B gene encoding tumor necrosis factor receptor superfamily member 13B, whose protein sequence is MDGPRAGQDAMKNCTDQEYWDTLVSQCIPCSLACRQSLARKCDAVCESMDCNKRPGFYYDDLVKTCIRCSSVCGQHPRECAPSCEPTPAAVLEQKACAEQEPWLALWLLLGLCLCSLVCSLLLGWTHLRRRGEPGSCQPSAGSCHCREDPAKDGLVEAASVGEGFTSIRIPEPVETCGFCFPGHGSAVQETKPCPSSSCHPGERAAPSFSGICSTGSAGALPSPEDGHFKIICSPAQEKAPMV